The DNA segment TGTAAAGATGAAGCAGAGTCATGGCAGATTGGCTATTAGCTAAGCCCAGTATCAGATGTGGCCCTTGCTAAAAGATTCCCTGACTTCATTGTCAAAATACCTATAGGTCCAACCTTTCAaacagtgaaaagaaaaatatatcatactgtcttaatcttttttaccaattttttttaactttagttgttatttcaagcacgtttcttagttaacattgaagcaaaaatgtatcaaacagtgtaaacaatccaaatgctataatgaaacgtgtttgaaacaacaaataaaattaaaaaaattgataaaaaagactaaaatcagagttttctaaagttgaaggactaaattgtaccatagtttgaaaatggactaaaaccaaaatcgctccaaaatatagggactaaaaacatatttaatcctaaaataaatttaaaatattatttcttaaataatattatacggataatattttagtttttgttcttcTCTAAAGTTAATTGTAATTATATGTGTCATGTTTATGAAGTACTCCTCATAATTCAAGCAGTCATTAAATGGtacaaagttaaaataaaatagttgaaTATAACTTGTTTTGCTAAAAATCTTGCCAACATAGTTATAtatacaaaagagaaaaagtaactTTTGTTGGATTATTCCATGGCAGATAATCGGTAGAGGTTGAAATAATTAGCAGTTGATAATGAATTTCATATGCAgaagaaaagagataaaaaaaaaaagatgctTTTGTGCAAGAGGGCCACATGGGAGGACCAGTATGTTTTTATGTGTTGTCATTCTTAATGACACAACCAACTTGTAATGCTCTAACATCATAGTTTATCAtgccattttcaaattttgttctAATCCCTTCTTCTATCCatctattcttttcttttcaagcaCAATATGATTCGATCAAATTGaggataagaaaaagaagaagaatgagatgTGAATTTCTTAAAAGCATATATCCAATGCTTTTTCTATTTTCCCCATATTTCTTCACCTTTTGTGGTTTACATTTCAAGCCAAGTCCATTATCAGACActgattttggttttgttctTATCTAAAAATTGCTTTTCGCTAAAAGCCTCCAAACCATAAAACAAACAACCTTTTCCATATTACTACTCTTCTGTTAatggaaaacaaacaaaaaatataaatcacagATCAATTTCTGGACAGTTACAGATCAATTTGAGTAGTgcacaataatataaataaatcacaGATTCTCAAGCAATAATTCTTTCTTCTTAAAATACTCCATAATCACAATTTAAGGTACCATTTTTATGTAATCaatgaaccaatataaaagaTGGTTATAGCTacttaattaatgaattttagtAACATTTTTAGATTGAAATAGCGTAATTAACTAGTTAGGAAATGAAAAGGTGGGATGGCAAATCTTGTGTGAAATctaaaaaagaaatgcaaatgaTTGCATAGAGAGTATAATCAAACCAACTGTAAAGAAGTTGGACCTCAAAGGCATATATCAAATTCACAAAACTCACATCACTCAAATCCGAGTTCTTATAAGAAGTgattagaaaatgaaatgagAAATAGGAAAACATATCTTCTTTTGTAAAGAGTTTAGCTAAATAATGGAAAATCCAAAATTCGGATATTCAGATATAGGAGATTAGATAGCATTTAGTAAATTCCATATTCTCATGCTTTAATTGCCTTTCTACACCAATTATTATATCTAGTAAAGAatcttacatttttaatatagttatttGTTCTATATTCAATTATCTGTTGTAATATGTGCAatattgtatttgaaaattaagttcggagatagataaataaattaaaatccaaTTTTGCCATAATGTTAACTTTAAATACAtcatattaaaagtattaattaaataagtgcAATACAAATATCATGTGATCATATATGAAtacatatatagttttttttaatacatttatgtagaagttatttgttttaaaaaatgttatgtaaaatgtaatttaaatattgaattattacttttatgaaattatttgaagttTGTCTTCTATAAAACTACACACTCAACTGTGTGTACATTTAATGACATCATATGTGTTCTTAGTATTTtctttgaagaaaacaaatgtATGagaaatacttattttatatcattaatatctggaaaaaaatagatttcaattatttatattctaaaaatattatagtttatttaaaagtaaaataatttaccttaaaacaaattaaaaagaaattatataaaaaattgtaaaaatactatttttaaaaatattaaaaactactTTCATTATTCTAATTTATACATACATTATAtggaaatttgttttaaaaatattaaaaaaatggtaagGCAAAATTATTTAAGAGAATTTCTATATActtagttatttaaaaattaattttgatttttgaaatgaatcttattctttaattttctatttaaaaatttgtaagaagTTTGCTGTTGTTCGATGTTAAACAAGACAACAActttaacaaaataaactttaagtCATTAGTTATGGAAACTACCTTTTTTCTGTTAAACTGGACCTGATTGATTGTAATAgcattttattctaattaaattcCAAGGACTTTTATacttacaaaaatatttctgaATTTCCCTATGCTGCCAAATTACCTCAATCATAAAGGTGCTAAAAACCACCATTTTGGACAAAACATGAAAAGGTTGTAAGtcacaaacaacaaacaacgaAAGGTCACGTTTCTATCCTCGTTTTTCTGAGGCAAGCAAACTACGTTAGTGAGCTTTCATAAGCAAAGACAATCCAACAAGGGTATCTGATCTGATACATATACTAGTGCCAAAATCCATCTTCACccacaaaacaaacaaaactaaaGCTTCAAACTTTGCTACTAATTCAGCCGCCCACTTGCCGGAAGTCTCATTTTCCGGCCAATAATGGCGGTGGAGAGTGTCAAAACGGGTTCTGATGGGAAAGTTTGGAGCTTTTGTAGTATGCCATTTTGGCAAACAACtcatccttcttcatcttcttcaacttcCTCTATGCATAACAGTGTTCACCATCAGAGCCAGATTCTTCAATCTCTTGATAGATCCACTTATCAACCTTCCACTACTGTTTCTTCTGTGGCTAAGTCTTTGCTCCCAACAAGGAGAAGACTCCGTCTTGATCCTCCCAACAAGCTCTACTTTCCTTGTATGCCTCTCTCATTATTAAtcttttaacttcttttttttcttacactAACTAATTCAATGTGTGGTTGTTGTATCTGGTTCCCATCTGATTTCTTGTGAGTGGATTGTTCATGACTAATGTGCCCATTTGAGTTTAGTTTTGCTTAAATTTTGCATTTGGTCCTTATAATTGtctttgttttaagttttagtGTTTGTAATTATCTTCTATTTAAGTTTTAGTCCTTTTCCAATAATTCTGTCAGTTTTAGTCTCTAAAAACTAAGTTTCCATCTCTAGTGTTAAGACCAGAATAGAATTTCTGTCAATGTAAAGCTCTTGCAAAAACTTTCTGAAAGATGGAAAGAGACTAAAAGGAATAGTTTTATCTTACAGAGACTAAAAGGAGTAAAAATATAAGCAAAAGATgaatagtttattattattatcttgtaGAGAAAGTTTTGTTGTAATGGTAGGAACATGGATGTGCTGTGAAGTCTACGGTAgatattaattagttttgtcTCCTGTCTGATATTATGTATGACTTTGTTTTGAAGATGAACCTGGTAAGCAAGTTAGGAGCGCCATCGCAATTAAAAACACATGCAAGTCTCATGTAGCTTTCAAGGTGCGCTGCATATGGTTATtgtagttttgtttttgtactGTTGGATTCTGAAAGTGGTATTTGACAAATAGTTTTGTCTTGTTATGCATAGCATAAAATTGGATATAAATTGTGTTTAGGTTGGTCATTTTGGAAATTAGAATGCTGCCTACTTTTGCTTGCTCTATTTACCCTCTGTTAAGGTTATTTCTAATAGTGTTGTCTTCCTTTGTCTTAGTTTCAAACAACTGCACCCAAGAGTTGTTATATGCGCCCTCCAGGTGGTATACTTGCACCTGGTGAAAGTATAATTGCAACTGGTAATGTATTCTTCTGAACTAGtgtaaaacgaaaaaaaaaaaaaaaataggtaaatACTTGCTAGTTGGGAAACTCCCTTACAATTTTGTTATGTGTTTGGCAGTGTTTAAGTTTGTGGAGCCACCAGAGAACAATGAGAAACCAATTGATCAGAAAAGCAGGGTTAAGTTCAAAATCATGAGCTTAAAAGTGAAAGGCGAAATGGACTATGTACCAGAACTGGTAATGTATTACTGTCCCTCTTGCATGGTGTCTAGCATCACTCTCTATGCATGATCCATAATGCTTGTAAGTACTTATATCACAGTTTTATCATGTAATCCTTCATGCAGTTTGATGAGCAAAGGGATCATGTTGCAGTGGAGCAAATTTTGCGTGTCATTTTTCTGGACCCTGAACGCCCTAGCCCTGTAAGactaataattagaaaaaataagtaACCAATCATTAAAGTTTGGTGACCCCAAAATTagaaagtggaaaacaaatCTAAATTTGGTTACTAGTTATTGGTGTAAATGTCAACTGTGAGAACTGATGTAGTTTTACCTAGTTGGTTGTTCATGACCATACATTATGCAGTAAGAATGAGCTACCAGTAAACTTGTTACACCTCATATTCATACTGTTTGTGAAATGAAGTTTCACTCTTTTAGTACTAATTACTTGCTCCAATTTGAAACATGGTTTCTCAAAGGCTTTGGATAAGCTTAAACGGCAGTTAGCTGAGGCAGAGGCTGCATTGGAAGCAAGAAAGAAGCCCCAAGAGGAGACAGGTCCTCGAGTTGCTGGAGAAGGACTTGTTATAGATGAATGGGTCAGACAtgttaatcatgttttcattgtctcatttcatttcatttgatCTCATTCATTGTCATTGGTTTTTAtgcagaaagaaagaagagaaagatacCTGGCCAGGCAGCAGGTTGAAGTGGTAGATTCagtgtaaaatatttcttttctttggttttctttttttagttttccttAATTTTCTCCAATTTGTAATATCAAAAGTTGAACTCCTTAGTCACTTATGTGTCAAACGTGGTTGAGTTACACTTAGTAGATGTGAAaacatttctttgttttatttaggTAGCATGTTTGTGGTGTAGATTCGATTGAACCAGTGATTGTGATGCTTAATTGTATTGCTGCATTAGCTCTTATAATTTGTAGATAGatatctacaaataaaatgGATCTTAGCATCATTGATGTTTCACTTTCATAGTTTCACGCAACTATATGTTGATGTTCTGATCAAACATGATGCAGAGACATACAAATGTGGGTGGGGGAGTATTAATaaaccattttatcttttatttgtttggaTAAATGTTTTGGTGAATAttccaacaaaatcaaataattctttctataaatttaaactatagaaagaatagtttaaatttgttatatgaAGTATTCGCATctacaataaaatattgtatctGGATAGTGAGTGTGCTTCTCCCTTCTCCAAAATTTGTGTAAGGATCTATATACTACCAGGTATCAACTTGTTTCCCTGTGAAATTGACAATTTGATCGCTAAGTTGTATCTTGCTCTTTGAAATCTTAACTTTACTGGAGATCTTCAATAAAGAATATTAACCAAGGGTCAACTAGTATTttcatcaaaacaaaattttatatttctactgAGATGACCATATGATCATTCTATTATGAATCAATGGCTTGAAATCTGCATTCATGAAAGTTCTCGCAGAAATCTTTTTTTCtaggaagagagaagaaaatagaaactatTACTAAAAAAAGATTGTGTTTGCATACAAATAGATGTTGATATATAAAGTCtagaaaaaacaacataaattgaTATACCAACTTTGTGGGAGTGAAAAATATTTGGTGTTTGATGTTTTCATAAAGATCATATGGAAGAATCAAAGAgatatgaagaagaaaagaaaaatattggaCTATTTTTTAAGATCAAAGAGTTACTCTAATCTACTAGAGACACCTTCATTTTCATTGTAAGAAATATGGTTATTATCGATGAGAAATTACTGGCAGATCataatttgttgataaaaatattattgataaattttactaaaaaatgatgataattattttattgacaaattttactaagagattataataattattttaacgaCGGATA comes from the Vigna radiata var. radiata cultivar VC1973A chromosome 2, Vradiata_ver6, whole genome shotgun sequence genome and includes:
- the LOC106754205 gene encoding vesicle-associated protein 4-2; the protein is MAVESVKTGSDGKVWSFCSMPFWQTTHPSSSSSTSSMHNSVHHQSQILQSLDRSTYQPSTTVSSVAKSLLPTRRRLRLDPPNKLYFPYEPGKQVRSAIAIKNTCKSHVAFKFQTTAPKSCYMRPPGGILAPGESIIATVFKFVEPPENNEKPIDQKSRVKFKIMSLKVKGEMDYVPELFDEQRDHVAVEQILRVIFLDPERPSPALDKLKRQLAEAEAALEARKKPQEETGPRVAGEGLVIDEWKERRERYLARQQVEVVDSV